From one Culex quinquefasciatus strain JHB chromosome 3, VPISU_Cqui_1.0_pri_paternal, whole genome shotgun sequence genomic stretch:
- the LOC119769989 gene encoding uncharacterized protein LOC119769989, protein MSSARSVVLAVVILTVAWNNVNSLMCYQCVSPVNWEHCIFHATVQNCSTVPKLANYTEDNIACGRFTVATTKGPDFARVHIARCVPSASNQTDCRGVGLLPGVESDVTECQKCTTDLCNDYLNVTTSGEAN, encoded by the exons ATGAGCTCCGCACGCAGTGTAGTACTTGCCGTGGTGATCCTGACTGTTGCCTGGAATAATG TCAACAGTCTGATGTGCTACCAGTGCGTCAGTCCGGTCAACTGGGAGCACTGCATCTTCCACGCCACCGTCCAGAACTGCTCGACGGTGCCCAAGTTGGCCAACTACACGGAGGACAACATCGCCTGTGGCCGGTTCACGGTGGCCACGACCAAGGGGCCGGACTTTGCGCGGGTTCACATTGCCCGGTGCGTTCCCAGTGCGAGCAATCAGACGGACTGTCGAGGAGTTGGCCTGTTGCCCGGGGTTGAGTCGGACGTTACGGAATGCCAGAAGTGTACGACGGATCTGTGCAATGATTACCTGAATGTGACCACTTCAGGGGAAGCTAACTGA